A stretch of Streptococcus sp. oral taxon 061 DNA encodes these proteins:
- the dltC gene encoding D-alanine--poly(phosphoribitol) ligase subunit DltC, which yields MDIKSEVIEIIDELFMEDVSNMMDEDLFDAGVLDSMGTVELIVEIENRFDIRVPVTEFGRDDWNTANKIVAGITELKNA from the coding sequence ATGGATATCAAATCAGAAGTTATTGAAATTATTGATGAATTGTTTATGGAAGATGTTTCTAACATGATGGATGAGGATCTTTTTGATGCGGGTGTCTTGGACAGTATGGGAACAGTTGAATTGATTGTGGAAATCGAAAACCGCTTTGATATTCGTGTCCCGGTTACAGAATTTGGTCGTGACGATTGGAATACGGCTAATAAAATCGTAGCAGGGATTACGGAGTTAAAGAATGCTTAA
- a CDS encoding metal ABC transporter permease, producing the protein MLNLLSYDFMQRAFLAVIAMSLFSPVLGTFLILRRQSLMSDTLSHVSLSGVAVGLVLGISPTISTIVIVLIAAVFLEYLRTVYKSFMEIGTAILMSTGLAVSLIVMSKGKSSSSMSLDQYLFGSIVTISQEQVIGLFIIAAVVLILTFLFLRPMYILTFDEDTAFVDGLPVRTMSILFNMVTGVAIALMIPAAGALLVSTIMVLPASIALRLGKNFSSVMILASAIGFLGMVAGLYISYYAETPPSASITLIFVVVFLLVSLFKRFIK; encoded by the coding sequence ATGCTTAATCTATTGTCTTATGATTTTATGCAGCGAGCCTTTTTGGCAGTTATTGCCATGAGTCTCTTTTCGCCAGTTCTGGGGACCTTCCTTATCTTGCGTCGTCAAAGTCTTATGAGTGATACTCTGAGTCATGTCTCCCTTTCAGGGGTTGCCGTTGGCTTGGTTTTGGGGATTTCTCCGACTATTTCAACCATTGTGATTGTCTTGATTGCGGCGGTCTTCCTTGAATACCTACGTACGGTTTATAAAAGCTTTATGGAGATTGGGACAGCTATTCTCATGTCTACAGGACTTGCAGTTTCACTTATTGTCATGAGTAAGGGTAAGAGCTCTAGCTCTATGAGTCTGGACCAATACCTTTTTGGTTCTATTGTGACCATTAGTCAAGAGCAGGTCATTGGACTCTTTATCATTGCGGCGGTTGTTTTAATCCTGACCTTCCTCTTTTTAAGACCTATGTATATTCTAACTTTTGATGAGGATACAGCTTTTGTCGATGGTCTTCCAGTGCGTACCATGTCTATTCTCTTTAACATGGTAACTGGTGTGGCTATTGCCCTCATGATACCAGCTGCGGGGGCGCTTTTGGTATCGACTATCATGGTCCTACCAGCAAGTATTGCTTTGCGTCTAGGTAAAAACTTTAGTTCTGTGATGATACTTGCTAGCGCTATTGGTTTTCTAGGCATGGTGGCAGGACTTTATATTTCCTATTATGCAGAGACACCTCCTAGTGCAAGTATCACTCTTATCTTTGTAGTTGTCTTCTTGTTAGTCAGCTTATTCAAACGTTTTATCAAATAG
- the dltD gene encoding D-alanyl-lipoteichoic acid biosynthesis protein DltD yields MIKLKAFLLSLVLVIATLAILNVTYVKKIDDYYKVEDNSIRYSTSYEKYKSRDILTNNITPNTLVLMGSSELVATINEDYHPNKIFNYNDFNIMQIGTSYSQNIIQATTLSSIEGAMSKRKVAIVESVQWFEKDGTHQDAFLNKASQEHIFHMLDNEKISKETKEKLINRIIEITKGNKQQNDIYKKYKSYFIEGKGTIIDKKLLELDNAVYSFKLKRKFYEKHAKSDYPSLGDKTPDYDWEEMTKKFVEEVKKKTDNNDYAVDNNYYNTYLRDRYASLKDSNKDLSYLESPEYSDMELFLTVAKELGIEVEVIIFPVNGKWNDYTGVSREMREKTYKKIEDVAKAHGATVLNYGNKEYEDYFLFDVMHVGVKGWMEVEKELYKFANETN; encoded by the coding sequence ATGATTAAGTTAAAAGCATTTTTACTATCGCTTGTGCTCGTAATCGCGACTCTTGCTATTTTAAATGTGACATACGTCAAGAAGATTGATGACTATTATAAAGTCGAGGACAATAGTATTCGCTACAGCACTTCTTATGAAAAGTATAAAAGTAGAGATATTCTAACAAATAATATCACTCCCAACACACTAGTTCTAATGGGTTCCTCAGAGTTAGTTGCGACAATAAATGAGGATTACCATCCCAATAAAATCTTTAACTATAATGATTTTAATATCATGCAGATAGGAACCAGTTATTCTCAAAATATCATTCAAGCTACGACCTTGAGCTCGATTGAGGGGGCTATGAGCAAGCGAAAAGTAGCCATCGTAGAGTCTGTTCAATGGTTCGAAAAGGATGGGACTCATCAAGACGCCTTCTTAAACAAGGCCTCTCAGGAACATATTTTTCACATGCTAGATAACGAGAAAATCAGTAAGGAAACGAAAGAAAAACTGATTAATCGCATTATTGAGATTACCAAAGGAAACAAACAACAAAATGATATCTATAAAAAGTATAAAAGCTATTTTATAGAAGGAAAAGGGACAATCATTGATAAAAAACTGTTGGAACTTGACAATGCCGTTTATTCCTTTAAGCTTAAACGAAAATTCTATGAAAAACATGCCAAATCAGATTATCCTTCATTAGGGGATAAAACGCCGGATTATGATTGGGAGGAGATGACGAAGAAGTTTGTAGAAGAAGTTAAAAAGAAAACAGATAACAATGATTATGCTGTGGATAATAACTACTACAATACTTATTTGAGAGATCGCTATGCTTCGTTGAAAGATTCTAACAAAGACTTGAGCTACCTGGAGTCACCAGAGTATTCAGATATGGAACTCTTCTTGACAGTTGCTAAGGAATTGGGAATTGAAGTTGAAGTCATTATCTTTCCTGTAAATGGTAAATGGAATGATTATACAGGTGTCTCAAGAGAGATGCGGGAGAAAACTTATAAAAAAATAGAAGATGTCGCAAAAGCTCATGGGGCAACGGTGCTAAACTATGGAAATAAAGAGTATGAAGATTACTTTTTATTTGACGTGATGCACGTTGGGGTGAAAGGATGGATGGAAGTTGAAAAAGAACTTTACAAATTTGCAAATGAAACTAACTGA
- the dltB gene encoding D-alanyl-lipoteichoic acid biosynthesis protein DltB yields MMDFLKQLPHIEPYGNPQYFLYVITVTLPIFIGLFFKKRFAWYEILVSLFFIVTMLTGGKTNQIAALGIYLIWQIVLVLFYKQYRKIRDGKWIFYLVSLLSLLPIIFVKVQPAINGTQSLLGFVGISYLTFRSVGIIIELRDGVIKDLKMWEYLRFLLFMPTFSSGPIDRFKRFNENYQTIPERDELMDMLAESVRFIMWGFLYKFILAHILGEILLPPLKNLALQTGGVFNYYVVAIMYTFGLELFFDFAGYSMFALAISNLMGIRSPINFNKPFLSRDLKEFWNRWHMSLSFWFRDFVFMRMVMLMTRKKLFKNRNVTSSIAYILNMLLMGFWHGITWFYIAYGLFHGLGLVINDAWVRKKKTLNKERKKAGRPPLLENRWAQLLGMVITFHVVMASFLIFSGFLNDLWFKK; encoded by the coding sequence ATGATGGATTTCCTGAAACAGCTCCCTCATATTGAGCCGTATGGGAATCCTCAGTACTTTTTGTATGTGATTACTGTTACCTTGCCAATCTTTATCGGTCTTTTTTTCAAAAAACGTTTTGCCTGGTATGAAATACTGGTTAGTCTCTTCTTTATCGTTACCATGTTGACGGGTGGCAAGACTAATCAAATAGCTGCCTTAGGAATCTATCTAATTTGGCAAATTGTACTGGTTCTTTTTTACAAGCAGTATCGAAAAATTCGAGATGGCAAATGGATTTTCTACCTAGTAAGTCTATTATCGTTACTTCCCATCATCTTTGTGAAAGTGCAACCGGCCATTAACGGAACACAATCTCTCCTGGGATTTGTAGGAATCTCTTATTTGACCTTTCGTTCGGTGGGAATCATCATCGAACTGAGAGATGGAGTCATTAAGGATTTGAAAATGTGGGAGTATTTGCGTTTTCTTCTCTTTATGCCGACATTTTCAAGTGGTCCTATTGATCGTTTCAAACGTTTTAATGAAAATTATCAGACGATACCAGAGCGCGATGAGTTGATGGATATGCTAGCTGAATCCGTTCGGTTTATCATGTGGGGGTTCCTGTATAAATTTATCCTAGCTCATATTTTAGGCGAGATTTTATTACCACCGCTAAAGAATTTAGCTTTACAGACAGGTGGCGTCTTTAACTATTATGTAGTGGCCATCATGTACACATTTGGTTTGGAGCTCTTCTTTGATTTTGCAGGTTACTCTATGTTTGCTCTAGCAATTTCAAATCTGATGGGAATTCGTAGTCCGATCAACTTTAACAAACCCTTTTTATCAAGGGATTTGAAGGAGTTTTGGAATCGTTGGCACATGAGTTTATCTTTCTGGTTCCGTGACTTTGTCTTTATGCGCATGGTTATGTTGATGACCAGAAAGAAATTGTTTAAGAATCGAAATGTGACTTCAAGTATTGCCTATATCCTGAACATGCTCCTTATGGGGTTTTGGCATGGGATAACTTGGTTTTACATTGCCTACGGACTCTTTCATGGACTAGGCTTAGTCATTAATGATGCCTGGGTTCGAAAGAAAAAAACGCTCAATAAGGAACGTAAGAAAGCAGGGCGACCTCCCTTGCTTGAGAATCGTTGGGCTCAGTTGCTTGGCATGGTGATAACCTTCCATGTCGTAATGGCTTCATTCTTAATCTTTTCTGGATTTTTGAATGATTTATGGTTTAAAAAATAA
- the adcR gene encoding zinc-dependent transcriptional regulator AdcR, with product MRQLAKDIDHFLNEVILKAENQHEILIGHCTSEVALTNTQEHILMLLSEESLTNSELARRLNVSQAAVTKAIKSLIKEGMLETSKDPKDARVIFYQLTDLARPIAEEHHHHHEHTLSTYEQVATQFTPDEQEIIQRFLTALVGEIK from the coding sequence ATGAGACAATTAGCAAAAGATATTGATCATTTTTTAAATGAAGTTATCCTCAAAGCTGAAAACCAGCACGAAATTTTGATTGGTCATTGCACCAGCGAAGTGGCTCTGACTAATACCCAGGAGCATATTCTTATGCTTTTATCAGAGGAATCATTGACCAATTCGGAGTTAGCACGTCGTCTGAATGTCAGTCAGGCTGCTGTTACCAAGGCTATCAAATCTTTGATTAAAGAGGGGATGTTGGAGACATCTAAGGATCCCAAGGATGCTCGTGTCATTTTCTATCAGTTGACAGACCTAGCTCGACCAATTGCTGAAGAGCACCATCATCATCATGAGCACACCCTCTCGACTTATGAGCAGGTCGCGACTCAGTTCACACCAGATGAACAAGAAATCATCCAGCGGTTTTTAACTGCTTTAGTAGGAGAAATCAAGTAA
- the dltA gene encoding D-alanine--poly(phosphoribitol) ligase subunit DltA — protein sequence MSNKPIKDMIEAIEHFAHTQPSFPVYNVLGEEHTYGQLKTDSDSLAATIDQLDLPEKSPVVVFGGQEYEMLATFVALTKSGHAYIPIDSHSALERVSAILEVAEPSLIIAINEFPIENPAAPIMSLEQVHEAYAAQHAYELQHPVKGDDNYYIIFTSGTTGKPKGVQISHDNLLSFTNWMITDKEFATPERPQMLAQPPYSFDLSVMYWAPTLALGGTLFALPSAITQDFKQLFATIFSLPIAIWTSTPSFADMAMLSEDFNAEKMPGITHFYFDGEELTVKTAQKLRERFPNARIINAYGPTEATVALSAVAIIDEMLATLKRLPIGYTKEDSPTFIIDEAGNKLPNGEQGEIIVSGPAVSKGYMNNPEKTAEAFFEFEGLPAYHTGDVGTMTDEGLLLYGGRMDFQIKFNGYRIELEDVSQNLNKSQYIDSAVAVPRYNKDHKVQNLLAYVILKDGVKEQFEREIDITKAIKEDLEDIMMSYMMPSKFLYRKELPLTPNGKIDIKGLISEVNNR from the coding sequence GTGTCTAATAAACCGATAAAAGATATGATTGAAGCGATTGAGCACTTCGCCCACACTCAGCCTAGCTTTCCAGTCTATAACGTTCTTGGTGAGGAACATACCTATGGCCAATTGAAGACTGATTCAGATAGTTTGGCTGCAACAATCGATCAACTAGATTTACCTGAAAAATCTCCTGTAGTCGTTTTTGGTGGCCAAGAATATGAAATGTTAGCAACCTTTGTGGCCTTGACCAAATCTGGCCATGCCTATATCCCAATTGATAGCCACTCTGCCTTGGAGCGCGTGTCTGCTATTCTTGAAGTAGCTGAGCCAAGCCTGATTATTGCCATCAATGAGTTTCCAATTGAAAACCCAGCTGCTCCAATCATGTCCTTGGAGCAAGTGCATGAAGCTTATGCGGCTCAGCATGCCTACGAATTGCAACATCCAGTCAAAGGGGATGATAACTACTACATCATCTTTACCTCAGGGACAACTGGGAAACCAAAAGGGGTGCAAATTTCGCACGATAACTTGCTCAGCTTTACCAACTGGATGATTACGGACAAGGAATTTGCAACGCCAGAGCGTCCGCAAATGTTGGCGCAACCACCCTATTCTTTTGACTTGTCTGTCATGTATTGGGCACCGACCTTAGCTCTTGGAGGAACGCTTTTTGCCCTTCCGTCAGCTATCACTCAAGACTTCAAACAACTTTTTGCGACCATCTTTTCTCTTCCAATTGCGATCTGGACTTCGACACCATCTTTTGCAGATATGGCTATGCTGTCTGAAGATTTCAATGCTGAAAAGATGCCAGGCATCACCCATTTCTACTTTGATGGGGAAGAGTTGACCGTTAAAACGGCTCAGAAATTGCGCGAGCGTTTCCCAAATGCACGCATCATCAATGCTTATGGACCAACGGAAGCAACCGTTGCGTTGTCGGCAGTGGCTATCATAGATGAGATGTTAGCTACCTTGAAACGTCTGCCAATTGGTTACACCAAAGAAGATTCTCCAACCTTCATCATTGATGAGGCAGGCAACAAATTGCCAAATGGTGAGCAAGGGGAGATCATCGTATCTGGTCCAGCCGTTTCAAAAGGTTATATGAATAATCCAGAGAAAACAGCAGAAGCCTTCTTCGAATTTGAGGGACTTCCAGCCTATCATACGGGAGATGTCGGAACCATGACAGATGAAGGCCTCCTTCTCTATGGTGGACGGATGGACTTCCAGATTAAGTTTAATGGTTACCGTATCGAACTTGAGGATGTTTCTCAAAACTTAAACAAATCTCAGTACATCGACTCGGCTGTTGCAGTACCACGCTATAACAAAGATCACAAGGTTCAAAATCTCTTGGCCTATGTCATCTTAAAAGATGGAGTCAAAGAACAATTTGAGCGCGAGATTGATATTACCAAAGCGATCAAGGAAGACTTGGAAGATATTATGATGTCTTACATGATGCCGTCTAAGTTCCTTTACAGAAAGGAATTGCCGCTAACTCCAAATGGAAAAATCGACATCAAAGGGTTGATTAGCGAGGTCAACAATAGATGA
- a CDS encoding teichoic acid D-Ala incorporation-associated protein DltX, with amino-acid sequence MKQRKELYLFLGRTALYFIVLLGLLYFFSYLGQGQGGFIYNEF; translated from the coding sequence ATGAAACAGAGAAAAGAACTCTACCTCTTTCTTGGTCGGACAGCCTTGTATTTTATTGTTTTACTGGGTTTGCTTTATTTCTTTAGTTATCTTGGTCAAGGTCAGGGTGGCTTTATCTACAATGAATTTTAA
- the dltD gene encoding D-alanyl-lipoteichoic acid biosynthesis protein DltD, whose product MLKRLWLIFGPIFVAGLLVLLLIFFYPSTRSHNLTEEKYSAASISAESFKERSQKVRALTDPDMRFVPFFGSSEWMRFDSMHPAVLAEKYSRPYRPYFLGQAGAASLNQYFGMQQILPEIEGKQAVFVISPQWFTEDDYEPAIFQNYFNNDQLTAFLENQSGDIGAKHAANRLLKQNPSVPMKGIVEKLAKNEQLSDFNHSIITASAEFNEKQAALFGQFLIRGRSEYKDHIEKYLSSLPDQFSYEELEKIARKEGEENTTNNDLGMENHFYNTQIMKDLKKWEGYQKNYNFLKSSEYNDLQLVLDQFAKSKVNVLFVFQPVNKKWMDYTGLSEEMYQHSVEKIRYQLESQGFTNIADFSKNGDEPYFVKDTIHIGWLGWLAFDKVVNPFLSNPTTAPIYQMNDRFFSQDWANYDGNIKDFQ is encoded by the coding sequence ATGCTTAAACGCTTGTGGCTAATCTTTGGGCCTATCTTTGTAGCGGGATTGTTGGTTCTTCTATTGATCTTTTTTTATCCAAGTACAAGAAGCCATAATCTGACGGAGGAGAAATACTCTGCGGCTTCGATAAGTGCAGAAAGCTTTAAGGAAAGAAGTCAAAAAGTAAGAGCCCTTACAGATCCCGATATGCGTTTTGTCCCTTTCTTTGGATCAAGTGAATGGATGCGTTTCGACAGCATGCATCCTGCGGTCTTGGCGGAGAAATATAGTCGCCCCTACCGACCCTATTTTTTGGGACAAGCAGGAGCGGCCTCGCTTAACCAGTATTTCGGTATGCAGCAAATCTTGCCAGAAATCGAGGGAAAGCAGGCAGTATTTGTCATTTCCCCTCAGTGGTTTACAGAGGATGACTATGAGCCAGCCATCTTCCAAAACTACTTTAATAACGATCAGTTGACAGCCTTTTTAGAAAATCAATCGGGAGATATAGGAGCCAAACATGCGGCTAATAGACTCTTGAAGCAGAATCCAAGCGTACCGATGAAGGGGATTGTTGAGAAGTTGGCTAAGAACGAGCAATTGTCGGACTTTAATCATTCAATTATTACAGCTTCTGCAGAGTTCAACGAAAAACAAGCTGCTCTTTTTGGCCAATTCTTGATTCGAGGTCGATCAGAGTATAAAGATCATATTGAAAAATATTTGAGCAGTCTCCCAGACCAATTTTCTTATGAAGAATTGGAAAAAATCGCTCGAAAAGAGGGTGAAGAAAATACAACCAATAATGATTTGGGAATGGAGAACCATTTTTACAATACTCAGATAATGAAAGATTTGAAAAAGTGGGAAGGTTATCAAAAAAATTACAACTTTCTCAAGTCTTCTGAGTACAATGATTTGCAGCTAGTGCTCGATCAATTTGCCAAGTCCAAGGTCAATGTGCTCTTTGTCTTTCAACCTGTCAATAAAAAATGGATGGATTATACAGGTTTGAGTGAGGAGATGTATCAACACTCTGTCGAAAAAATTCGTTACCAATTGGAGAGTCAGGGTTTCACCAATATTGCTGATTTTTCAAAAAACGGTGATGAACCTTATTTTGTCAAGGATACGATTCATATCGGTTGGTTAGGCTGGTTGGCGTTTGATAAGGTTGTAAATCCTTTTTTGAGCAATCCAACAACAGCACCTATTTACCAAATGAATGACCGCTTCTTTAGCCAGGATTGGGCAAATTACGATGGGAATATTAAAGATTTTCAATAA
- a CDS encoding metal ABC transporter ATP-binding protein, with translation MRYITVEDLSFYYDKEPVLEHINYSVDSGEFVTLTGENGAAKTTLIKASLGILQPRIGKVTISKTNIHGKKLRIAYLPQQIASFNAGFPSTVYEFVKSGRYPRKGWFRRLNAHDEEHIKASLNSVGMWEHRDKRIGSLSGGQKQRAVIARMFASDPDIFILDEPTTGMDAGTKDEFYELMHHSAHHHGKAVLMITHDPEEVKDYADRNIHLVRDQDSPWRCFNVHESDQEVEHA, from the coding sequence ATGAGATACATCACAGTAGAGGATTTATCCTTCTATTATGACAAGGAACCTGTGCTTGAACATATCAATTACAGTGTTGATAGTGGGGAGTTTGTCACCCTGACAGGAGAAAATGGAGCGGCGAAGACTACTCTTATCAAAGCTAGTCTGGGAATTTTACAACCGCGAATTGGGAAAGTAACTATTTCAAAGACAAATATTCATGGTAAAAAACTAAGAATTGCCTATCTTCCTCAACAAATTGCTAGTTTCAATGCGGGCTTTCCAAGTACTGTTTATGAATTTGTTAAATCCGGTCGCTATCCAAGAAAAGGCTGGTTCCGCCGTTTGAATGCCCACGATGAAGAACACATCAAGGCTAGTTTAAACTCTGTTGGTATGTGGGAACATCGGGATAAACGCATTGGCTCCCTTTCTGGTGGGCAAAAGCAAAGGGCTGTTATCGCACGTATGTTTGCTTCAGATCCTGATATCTTTATCTTGGATGAGCCGACGACAGGGATGGATGCGGGTACAAAGGATGAGTTTTACGAACTCATGCACCACAGTGCCCATCATCATGGCAAGGCTGTTTTGATGATTACTCACGATCCTGAAGAAGTTAAGGACTACGCAGATCGTAATATTCACCTGGTCCGAGACCAAGATTCCCCATGGCGTTGCTTCAATGTCCATGAAAGTGACCAGGAGGTGGAGCATGCTTAA